The Coffea eugenioides isolate CCC68of chromosome 8, Ceug_1.0, whole genome shotgun sequence genome has a segment encoding these proteins:
- the LOC113779728 gene encoding protein STAY-GREEN, chloroplastic-like, translating to MGTLSTSPLLPKELRPSSLYREHRSSVLVYPTTRRKSKKSQSLNPVARLFGPAIFEASKLQVVFLGVDEEKHPGQLPRAYTFTHSDVTSKLTLAISQTINNSQIQGWYSKLQRDEVVAEWKKVKGKMSLHVHCHISGGHFLLDLCARLRYWIFCKELPVVLKAFVYADGGLLNNYPELQEALVWVYFHSNIPEFNKVECWGPLQAAASPSSGIQMENKEIPASNCWDMPKPCQEACSCCFPPMSLIPWSQSFSSGSKENDGTKPQGKSLQQQQS from the exons ATGGGCACTTTGAGTACCAGTCCTCTGCTTCCAAAAGAGCTAAGGCCTTCTTCACTCTACAGAGAACACCGAAGCTCTGTTCTTGTGTACCcaacaacaagaagaaaatccAAGAAAAGCCAATCCTTGAACCCT GTTGCCAGGTTATTTGGACCTGCTATTTTTGAAGCATCCAAGTTGCAGGTTGTTTTCTTAGGAGTTGATGAGGAGAAGCATCCAGGACAGCTACCTAGAGCCTATACATTTACACATAGTGATGTAACCTCAAAGCTCACTCTGGCTATCTCTCAAACCATAAATAACTCTCAG ATACAGGGGTGGTACAGCAAATTACAGAGAGATGAAGTGGTTGCAGAATGGAAGAAAGTGAAAGGAAAGATGTCTCTTCATGTTCACTGTCACATAAGTGGTGGTCATTTCCTATTAGACTTGTGTGCTAGGCTCAGATACTGGATCTTCTGCAAAGAACTCCCTGTG GTGTTGAAGGCTTTCGTCTATGCTGACGGAGGGTTGCTGAATAACTATCCAGAATTACAGGAAGCTTTGGTTTGGGTATATTTTCACTCAAACATTCCAGAATTCAACAAGGTAGAATGCTGGGGTCCACTTCAGGCTGCTGCTTCTCCTTCTAGCGGGATCCAGATGGAGAACAAGGAAATCCCAGCCAGCAATTGCTGGGATATGCCAAAACCATGCCAAGAGGCCTGTTCATGCTGCTTTCCACCCATGAGCCTGATTCCTTGGTCACAATCCTTCTCCTCTGGCTCTAAGGAGAATGATGGAACGAAGCCACAAGGCAAGAGCTTGCAGCAGCAGCAAAGCTGA